Proteins encoded within one genomic window of Pseudomonadota bacterium:
- a CDS encoding ATP-binding cassette domain-containing protein → MSTDGGDDAVVALERVRFGYDRGSAPVLTLDFLRIQRGERIFLRGPSGCGKSTLLSLLSGVVVPWSGEIRLLGHELHTLRGGARDALRASHIGVIFQLFNLVPYLSVVANVTLPCRFSAARRQRVLEDGATLQEEARRLLARLGLGEDLQRQPPTALSVGQQQRVAAARALIGRPELVLADEPTSALDAHARDRFITLLSEECARGNSSLLFVSHDGALAHHFDRTQDLATLNQIATE, encoded by the coding sequence ATGAGTACTGACGGCGGCGACGACGCTGTCGTCGCCCTCGAACGAGTTCGCTTTGGTTACGACCGGGGTAGCGCTCCCGTCTTGACCCTCGACTTCCTGCGGATTCAGCGCGGCGAACGCATCTTCCTGCGTGGCCCGAGTGGCTGCGGCAAGAGCACACTGCTCTCGCTACTATCAGGCGTTGTTGTGCCCTGGTCAGGGGAGATTCGCTTGCTCGGCCACGAGTTGCACACCCTGCGCGGGGGAGCCCGTGACGCCCTTCGTGCCAGCCACATCGGGGTCATCTTCCAGCTCTTCAACCTCGTGCCCTACCTGTCCGTCGTCGCCAACGTCACCCTGCCGTGCCGCTTCTCGGCAGCACGACGCCAGCGGGTGCTCGAAGACGGCGCCACCCTGCAGGAGGAGGCGCGCCGCCTGCTCGCTCGTCTCGGGCTGGGCGAGGACTTGCAGCGCCAGCCGCCCACGGCCCTGAGCGTGGGCCAGCAACAACGGGTTGCAGCGGCGCGGGCCCTGATCGGACGGCCCGAATTGGTGCTAGCCGACGAACCCACCTCTGCTCTGGATGCCCACGCCCGCGATCGTTTCATCACCCTTCTCTCCGAAGAGTGTGCCCGCGGCAACTCGAGCCTCCTGTTTGTGAGCCACGACGGAGCCCTCGCCCACCATTTCGATCGCACCCAAGATCTGGCCACCCTCAACCAGATAGCAACCGAATGA
- a CDS encoding MerC domain-containing protein, translating into MSSSPAGQSAIDGAAVCLSAICLVHCIALPLVLSVAPWLIPSMVADERFHLWAVMLALPISILGVSRGVLQHRHVGVAGLAGLGLLGLLAGALWAEGRSSEVLFSVFGAIILAGAHVLNWRLLRGAPAA; encoded by the coding sequence ATGTCTAGTTCCCCCGCAGGCCAATCCGCGATCGACGGAGCAGCGGTTTGTTTGTCTGCCATCTGTCTCGTGCACTGTATCGCCCTGCCGCTGGTGCTCTCTGTCGCCCCCTGGCTCATCCCGAGCATGGTAGCGGATGAGCGCTTTCATCTGTGGGCGGTGATGCTGGCGCTGCCGATCTCGATCCTCGGTGTTTCGCGCGGTGTGTTGCAACATCGTCACGTCGGGGTTGCTGGCCTCGCCGGGCTGGGCCTGCTGGGATTGCTCGCCGGGGCCCTGTGGGCAGAGGGGAGATCCAGCGAGGTGCTCTTCAGCGTCTTTGGCGCCATCATCCTGGCTGGGGCGCATGTGCTCAACTGGCGGCTGCTCCGCGGCGCCCCGGCTGCGTAA
- a CDS encoding FtsX-like permease family protein, protein MNLIVADLALRSALNRRATLLLTVLAIAIGVGAFLAVEKVRSGARDAFERTISGTDLIVGTRTGSINLMLFTVFHIGEVPANMTWESFERIAGYPEVDWAVPISLGDSFRNYRVVGTTPAFLDHYRYGDDRPLALADGVWPQDTFGAVLGADVAATLDLGLDAPLTLSHGLRSADFSAHENTPFRVSGVLRATGTPVDRTVFVGLDGIEAMHFGWRSGAPTPMARLATPERIAQMDLSPDSITAAYLGLTSPISVLQVQRRINTDPQEPLMAALPGVSLSRLWEVVGATERVMIVMTVLIVVVGLVSILVSLLATLGERRREIAVLRAVGAKPRDVFLLLMGEAGIVALAGALVGVVLVQLATSVISPLMATRFGLTLTAQAPGLKDLYTVVAVALIGVGLGTLPGALAYRRALSEGLTVRI, encoded by the coding sequence ATGAATCTGATAGTTGCAGATTTGGCTTTGCGCAGCGCCTTGAATCGCCGCGCGACCCTGCTGCTCACGGTTCTCGCGATCGCGATCGGCGTTGGCGCGTTCCTGGCTGTGGAGAAGGTGCGCTCGGGGGCGCGCGACGCCTTCGAACGCACAATTTCCGGCACGGATCTGATCGTGGGCACGCGTACCGGTTCGATCAATCTCATGCTGTTCACCGTCTTCCACATCGGCGAAGTGCCCGCCAACATGACGTGGGAGAGCTTCGAGCGCATCGCCGGATACCCCGAGGTGGATTGGGCGGTGCCGATCTCCCTAGGCGACAGCTTCCGCAACTACCGTGTGGTGGGCACCACGCCCGCGTTTCTCGACCACTACCGCTACGGCGATGACCGCCCCCTAGCCCTCGCCGACGGTGTCTGGCCGCAGGACACCTTTGGCGCAGTCCTCGGTGCCGACGTTGCCGCCACCCTAGACCTCGGACTCGACGCGCCGCTCACCCTGTCGCACGGCTTGCGCTCGGCGGATTTCTCCGCCCACGAGAACACCCCTTTTAGGGTCAGCGGCGTCTTGCGCGCCACGGGCACTCCGGTGGATCGCACCGTCTTCGTAGGCCTCGATGGCATCGAGGCCATGCACTTCGGCTGGCGCAGCGGCGCGCCCACGCCGATGGCGCGCCTCGCCACCCCCGAGCGCATCGCGCAAATGGACCTTAGCCCCGATTCGATCACTGCGGCCTACCTTGGCTTGACCTCGCCAATAAGCGTCCTCCAGGTACAACGACGCATCAACACGGACCCGCAGGAGCCCCTGATGGCCGCTCTGCCGGGGGTGAGTCTGTCGCGCCTGTGGGAGGTGGTCGGCGCCACGGAGCGGGTGATGATCGTGATGACCGTGCTCATCGTGGTCGTTGGCCTTGTCTCCATTCTCGTCAGCCTGTTAGCTACCTTAGGTGAGCGCCGGCGCGAGATCGCGGTGCTGCGCGCCGTGGGTGCCAAGCCACGCGACGTGTTCCTGCTCTTAATGGGTGAGGCCGGCATAGTGGCCCTGGCCGGCGCCCTGGTCGGCGTGGTGCTGGTGCAGTTGGCCACCAGCGTGATCTCGCCCCTGATGGCCACACGCTTCGGCCTCACGCTCACGGCCCAGGCGCCCGGCTTGAAGGATCTCTACACGGTCGTGGCCGTGGCCCTGATCGGGGTTGGCCTTGGCACCTTGCCCGGCGCCCTCGCCTATCGGCGGGCCCTGTCCGAAGGCCTCACGGTGCGTATCTAG
- a CDS encoding CobW family GTP-binding protein, with protein MIIGVPVNVICGPLGVGKTTLINQLLAQRPAAEQWAVLVNEYGLVGLDAALMESAGGTASVAVKEVAGGCICCSAGPVFEVTLIQLLRRKPDRLLIEPTGLATLSGILDTLNKEGIRDAVDLRSIVCLLNPATLEHDLAREEVRDQVDAADALIASRADLASTDELQHFRRWASALFPARSHIAETAHGRLPAAVLNLRHRIGGATAAPGDDHHHHDHGHHDDQHTHTIDHGVDRSATGPQTIACEQTPIVPHLHRSAQTTTFGWICWAGLVFDAERAAKWMESLTDIEGLRRLKAVLHTSRGWRAFNVTEDLSESRGSAYRRDSRVELIIEGDRPPDPAALEASLRGCLHQAAG; from the coding sequence ATGATCATCGGCGTACCTGTCAATGTGATTTGCGGCCCGCTCGGGGTCGGCAAGACAACGCTCATCAACCAGCTGCTGGCCCAGCGACCGGCCGCCGAACAGTGGGCCGTGCTCGTCAACGAATACGGCCTCGTTGGTCTGGATGCGGCCTTGATGGAGAGCGCGGGCGGCACGGCATCGGTGGCCGTGAAGGAGGTTGCCGGGGGATGTATCTGCTGCAGCGCCGGCCCCGTCTTCGAAGTGACCCTGATTCAGCTCCTACGGCGCAAGCCTGATCGTCTGCTGATCGAGCCGACGGGTCTCGCCACCCTGTCGGGCATTCTCGATACGCTCAACAAGGAGGGGATTCGCGACGCGGTCGACCTGCGGTCAATCGTCTGCTTGCTCAACCCCGCCACGCTGGAACACGATTTGGCACGGGAGGAAGTGCGCGATCAGGTGGATGCTGCCGATGCGCTGATCGCCAGCCGCGCCGACTTGGCGAGCACGGACGAACTGCAGCACTTTCGACGCTGGGCATCGGCACTGTTCCCCGCGCGATCCCATATCGCCGAGACAGCTCATGGGCGCCTGCCCGCGGCGGTTCTCAACCTTAGGCATCGGATCGGCGGCGCCACCGCCGCGCCCGGGGATGATCACCACCACCATGATCATGGTCACCACGATGATCAGCACACACACACGATCGATCACGGTGTCGATCGCAGCGCCACGGGGCCACAGACGATCGCCTGCGAGCAGACACCGATCGTCCCTCACCTGCACCGTTCCGCGCAGACTACGACGTTCGGTTGGATATGCTGGGCAGGCCTGGTCTTCGACGCCGAACGGGCTGCCAAGTGGATGGAATCGCTCACCGACATCGAGGGCCTCAGGCGGCTGAAGGCCGTGCTCCACACGAGCCGAGGATGGCGCGCGTTCAACGTCACCGAAGACCTCAGCGAGAGCAGAGGCTCAGCCTATCGCCGCGATTCGCGCGTAGAGCTCATCATCGAAGGCGATAGGCCACCCGACCCCGCTGCCCTGGAGGCGTCGCTACGCGGCTGCCTGCATCAGGCGGCCGGGTAG
- a CDS encoding Fur family transcriptional regulator encodes MSKATLDRIEASCLARGVRFTAQRRRVFLALCEAGGPVGAYDIMQALDEKAVDGAPKTAPPTVYRALEFLQAQGFVHRIASIQAFVACAEPGHKHSGQFLICPDCGRVDELDDERLGRSVGEAAAARGFASNRQIEVTALCDECHAQG; translated from the coding sequence ATGAGCAAGGCCACCCTCGACCGAATCGAAGCGTCATGTCTGGCGCGTGGCGTCCGATTCACGGCGCAGCGTCGCCGCGTGTTTCTGGCCCTGTGCGAAGCGGGAGGCCCTGTCGGCGCTTACGACATTATGCAGGCGCTCGATGAGAAGGCTGTCGACGGTGCCCCGAAGACGGCGCCACCCACCGTGTATCGGGCCTTGGAGTTCCTTCAAGCGCAAGGCTTCGTCCATCGTATCGCCTCAATCCAGGCGTTCGTCGCTTGCGCGGAGCCGGGGCACAAGCACTCTGGGCAGTTCTTGATCTGCCCGGATTGTGGTCGAGTGGATGAGCTGGACGACGAGCGTTTGGGCCGGTCGGTCGGTGAGGCTGCGGCGGCGCGCGGCTTCGCCTCGAATCGCCAGATCGAGGTCACCGCGCTTTGCGATGAGTGCCATGCGCAGGGCTGA
- a CDS encoding PHB depolymerase family esterase, producing MGGNGLDGERAASGKMASIWHRMLPAVVLGATLLALVPSARAQSDVFIDAGRGLVALRLPTAFDGVTPLPLVLSLHGYGNDGDEQQALFDLLPQTDTQGLMVATPDGEADLFGQRFWNATDACCDLFRRNPDDSGYLRGLIEAIADVYPVDDLRVYVVGYSNGGFMSHRMACDHADRIAAIATFAGAQWEDPNQCLPSEPVSVAQVHGTADQVIRYNGGCIPGNGCYPAARQTVLTWVDINGCSLQPTLRRPVLDLVQARPGRDTFVQEYTDCLGGAAELWTVLGQDHFPDFEVNFAEELVGFLLSHPKAGS from the coding sequence ATGGGTGGTAACGGATTAGACGGCGAACGGGCTGCCTCAGGGAAGATGGCGAGCATCTGGCATCGAATGCTGCCCGCGGTGGTACTTGGCGCAACACTCCTCGCGCTCGTCCCGTCAGCACGCGCACAGAGTGATGTCTTCATTGACGCCGGGCGCGGCCTAGTAGCCCTGCGACTTCCCACCGCTTTTGACGGCGTGACCCCGTTGCCCCTGGTGCTGAGCCTGCACGGCTACGGCAACGATGGCGATGAGCAGCAGGCGTTGTTCGACCTCTTGCCTCAAACCGACACCCAGGGGCTCATGGTCGCCACTCCCGACGGCGAGGCAGATCTCTTTGGCCAACGCTTTTGGAACGCGACGGATGCCTGCTGTGACCTCTTCCGTCGCAACCCAGACGATTCCGGTTACCTGCGCGGCCTGATCGAGGCGATTGCCGATGTCTACCCAGTAGATGATCTGCGCGTTTACGTCGTTGGTTACTCCAACGGTGGTTTTATGTCCCATCGCATGGCATGCGACCACGCCGACCGGATCGCGGCGATCGCGACCTTTGCCGGCGCGCAGTGGGAAGACCCCAATCAGTGTTTGCCTAGCGAGCCGGTTAGTGTCGCGCAAGTTCACGGCACCGCAGACCAGGTGATCCGCTATAACGGCGGTTGCATCCCCGGCAATGGCTGTTATCCCGCTGCCCGCCAGACCGTACTCACCTGGGTGGATATCAACGGTTGCAGCCTGCAGCCAACACTACGCCGACCTGTCCTGGACCTGGTTCAGGCGCGCCCCGGCAGAGACACATTTGTACAGGAGTACACCGATTGCCTAGGCGGTGCCGCCGAGCTGTGGACGGTGCTGGGTCAGGATCACTTCCCTGACTTTGAGGTGAACTTCGCAGAGGAACTGGTGGGCTTTCTGCTCAGCCATCCCAAGGCCGGCAGCTGA
- a CDS encoding DUF2796 domain-containing protein, translated as MRWTAAAIGALAAACAAAQGAGERHVHGEGELTIVREGQELTATLRTPTFNLIGFEHAPSTESEHAAWDAALARFAAPTAAVQPGRRARCTLEAVQLEDPFVDAHEHDEHDEHDEHDEHDEHDDHDERGDHDEHGGHDEHGGHDEHGGHDEGAHDDRAHADLEVTYRFSCERPEQLEQVAVTVFEDYPDLIRLNAVYLDDRNQVGGTLTGAKPTLRW; from the coding sequence TTGCGGTGGACAGCCGCGGCGATCGGGGCACTGGCTGCCGCCTGCGCCGCAGCTCAAGGCGCCGGGGAGCGGCATGTGCACGGCGAGGGTGAGCTCACCATCGTGCGTGAGGGGCAGGAGCTAACGGCGACCCTGCGCACCCCAACCTTCAACCTGATCGGATTCGAGCATGCGCCCAGTACCGAGTCTGAGCACGCAGCCTGGGACGCCGCGCTAGCGCGCTTCGCGGCACCGACAGCAGCGGTGCAGCCTGGCCGGCGTGCGCGCTGCACGCTCGAAGCGGTTCAGCTCGAGGACCCGTTTGTCGACGCTCACGAGCACGACGAACACGACGAACACGACGAACACGACGAACACGACGAACACGACGACCATGACGAACGCGGTGACCACGACGAGCACGGTGGCCATGACGAACACGGTGGCCACGACGAGCACGGTGGCCATGACGAAGGCGCGCACGATGACCGTGCGCACGCAGACTTAGAGGTTACGTACCGTTTTAGCTGCGAACGCCCGGAGCAACTCGAGCAGGTGGCCGTCACCGTGTTCGAAGACTACCCCGACCTGATCCGTCTCAATGCAGTGTATCTAGACGACCGAAATCAGGTCGGCGGCACGCTAACCGGCGCCAAGCCCACGCTACGCTGGTAA
- a CDS encoding DUF3299 domain-containing protein: MRRNLVFPIGPAQQVCLASAIVSANLLLGIATAQEPEANTQPADGLSAAELAEPAPDREAPSKEDAQAAKETAPTMADQAPLDISWDDLLPEGELDRLEELYRMFYESQGYGGPAAILEGGPGDSMEQIGTFTTVGELDATMVRIPGYMVPLDFSQDRKLSRFLLVPYFGACIHTPPPPPNQIVFVTADPAVRLDSLWEPVSAVGLLRTTAAYTDTANAAYTLKLSKLEAYEY, translated from the coding sequence ATGCGACGAAACCTAGTATTCCCGATAGGACCCGCACAACAGGTATGTCTTGCGAGCGCTATCGTATCCGCGAACTTGCTGCTAGGTATCGCAACTGCCCAGGAACCCGAAGCGAACACCCAACCCGCCGACGGACTTTCCGCTGCCGAATTGGCCGAGCCTGCGCCGGACCGCGAGGCCCCCTCCAAAGAGGATGCTCAAGCGGCGAAAGAGACCGCGCCTACGATGGCCGATCAGGCGCCCTTAGATATCTCTTGGGACGATCTCCTGCCGGAAGGCGAACTCGACCGGCTTGAGGAGCTCTACCGGATGTTCTACGAGTCCCAGGGCTACGGCGGTCCAGCGGCTATCCTCGAGGGAGGGCCAGGCGACTCAATGGAGCAAATCGGCACCTTCACCACGGTTGGCGAGCTCGATGCGACGATGGTCCGCATACCGGGCTACATGGTCCCCCTGGACTTCTCTCAAGATCGCAAACTGTCGCGCTTTCTGCTGGTGCCGTACTTCGGTGCATGCATCCATACGCCGCCTCCGCCGCCGAACCAAATCGTGTTCGTTACCGCTGACCCCGCCGTTCGCTTGGACAGCCTCTGGGAACCTGTATCCGCCGTCGGGCTACTGCGAACGACCGCGGCCTACACGGACACCGCGAACGCCGCGTACACGCTCAAGTTGAGTAAGCTCGAAGCGTATGAGTACTGA